The Lynx canadensis isolate LIC74 chromosome D1, mLynCan4.pri.v2, whole genome shotgun sequence genome has a segment encoding these proteins:
- the LOC115525888 gene encoding olfactory receptor 4S1, with translation MGTKNNVTEFVLFGLFQSREMQYVCFVVFSLFHVLTILGNLLVIITINASKTLKAPMYFFLSHLSFANMCYPSATTPKMITDTFVERKTISFNGCMTQLFSAHFFGGTEIFLLTAMAYDRYVAICRPLHYTTIMGQWKCGLLAGASWVAGFLHSILQTLLTVQLPFCGPNEIDNFFCDVHPLLKLACADTYVVGLIVVANSGMISLVSFIILIISYVVILLNLRRQSSEGRRKALSTCGSHIITVILVLVPPMFMYIRPSTTLAADKLVILFNIVMPPLLNPLIYTLRNNEVKNAMRKLFRVQGSTGEK, from the coding sequence ATGGGAACCAAGAACAACGTGACTGAATTTGTGTTGTTCGGCCTTTTCCAGAGCAGGGAGATGCAGTATGTGTGCTTCGTGGTCTTCTCCCTCTTCCATGTACTCACTATCCTGGGGAACCTTCtggtcatcatcaccatcaatgCAAGCAAGACCCTGAAGGctcccatgtatttcttcctcagCCACCTCTCTTTTGCCAACATGTGCTATCCATCTGCTACCACACCCAAGATGATCACAGACACTTTTGTGGAGCGTAAGACCATCTCCTTCAATGGCTGCATGACCCAGCtcttttctgcccacttctttgGTGGCACTGAGATATTCCTCCTCACagccatggcctatgaccgctatgtggccatctgtagACCCCTGCACTACACAACCATCATGGGTCAGTGGAAGTGTGGCTTGCTGGccggggcctcctgggtggctggCTTCCTGCATTCCATCCTACAGACACTCCTGACAGTCCAGCTGCCCTTTTGTGGGCCCAATGAGATTGACAACTTCTTCTGTGATGTTCATCCCTTGCTGAAGCTGGCCTGTGCAGACACCTATGTGGTGGGGCTCATTGTGGTGGCCAACAGTGGCATGATCTCTTTGGTGTCCTTTATCATCCTTATCATCTCCTATGTGGTCATCTTGTTGAACCTGAGACGCCAATCATCTGAGGGCCGGCGCAAGGCTCTGTCCACATGTGGCTCACACATCATCACGGTCATTTTGGTCCTCGTGCCCCCCATGTTCATGTACATTCGTCCTTCCACCACCCTGGCTGCTGACAAACTTGTCATCCTCTTTAACATCGTCATGCCACCTTTGCTGAACCCTCTGATCTACACGTTGAGGAATAATGAGGTGAAAAATGCCATGAGGAAACTGTTTAGGGTACAAGGGAGTACAGGGGAGAAGTGA